A single Calidifontibacter indicus DNA region contains:
- a CDS encoding DUF5063 domain-containing protein: MSEISDLGALAVETARDAETFSAGVREIAAGAAPETAIPLLMLLLSQLQMSGARLGAVQDVVPTERFEADPGPETDLDALRTSLANLFEGIDDYTDLIDPVTSVELARGAISDDLTDIVQALEHGLVHYRAGRTIEALWWWQFSYLSEWGVRAAASLRALLTILRHLRLDVDDEAAAEAEFDALHP, encoded by the coding sequence GAGACCTTCTCCGCCGGGGTGCGCGAGATCGCGGCGGGCGCCGCGCCCGAGACAGCGATCCCGTTGCTGATGCTGCTGCTGTCCCAGCTGCAGATGAGCGGTGCCCGCCTCGGCGCGGTTCAAGACGTCGTCCCCACCGAGCGGTTCGAAGCCGACCCCGGGCCCGAGACCGACCTCGACGCCTTGCGCACCAGCCTTGCCAACCTGTTCGAGGGCATCGACGACTACACCGACCTCATCGACCCGGTCACGTCGGTCGAACTCGCCCGCGGTGCCATCTCCGACGACCTCACCGACATCGTGCAGGCGCTCGAGCACGGGCTCGTGCACTACCGCGCCGGCCGCACCATCGAGGCCCTCTGGTGGTGGCAGTTCAGCTACCTGTCCGAGTGGGGCGTGCGCGCCGCGGCGTCACTGCGTGCGCTGCTGACGATCCTGCGACACCTGCGGCTCGACGTCGACGACGAGGCGGCCGCCGAGGCCGAGTTCGACGCCCTGCACCCGTAG
- a CDS encoding lysophospholipid acyltransferase family protein, whose translation MLYLTTRLVVTPFAKAWFRATVEGVDNVPRTGGVLLASNHLSFIDSFVIPLVAPRKVAFLAKAEYFTGSGLKGALSRTWFNSMGMVPVERDDSKAAAKSLEIALEILRRGDAFGIYPEGTRSRDGRLYRGHVGVAHLALTAGVPVVPVGLIGTQKVQPIGSNKVHRERFTVRFGEPIDFAGRFEGVAQGKARRQATDEIMDAIGGLSGQRRADAYNERATN comes from the coding sequence ATGCTCTACCTCACCACCCGCTTGGTCGTCACTCCCTTCGCCAAGGCCTGGTTCCGGGCGACTGTCGAAGGGGTCGATAACGTCCCGCGCACCGGTGGGGTGCTGCTCGCGTCCAACCACCTGTCGTTCATCGACAGCTTCGTCATCCCGCTGGTCGCGCCGCGCAAGGTGGCGTTCCTCGCGAAGGCCGAGTACTTCACCGGCTCGGGGCTGAAGGGCGCGTTGAGCCGCACCTGGTTCAACTCGATGGGCATGGTGCCGGTCGAACGCGACGACTCCAAGGCGGCGGCCAAGTCGCTCGAGATCGCGTTGGAGATCCTGCGTCGCGGCGACGCCTTCGGCATCTACCCCGAGGGCACCCGATCACGTGACGGACGGCTGTACCGCGGACACGTCGGCGTCGCGCATCTCGCGCTGACGGCCGGGGTGCCGGTGGTTCCGGTCGGCCTCATCGGCACCCAGAAGGTGCAACCGATCGGCTCGAACAAGGTGCATCGGGAGCGCTTCACCGTGCGGTTCGGGGAGCCGATCGATTTCGCCGGGCGGTTCGAGGGTGTCGCGCAGGGCAAGGCCCGCCGCCAGGCCACCGACGAGATCATGGACGCGATCGGCGGGCTTTCGGGTCAGCGCCGGGCCGACGCCTACAACGAGCGCGCCACCAACTGA
- a CDS encoding DNA polymerase III subunit gamma and tau, with the protein MSTALYRRYRPETFADVIGQEHVTEPLMQALRTGRVNHAYLFSGPRGCGKTTSARILARCLNCEQGPTPTPCGTCDSCVALSRKGAGTVDVIEIDAASHGGVDDARDLRERASYGPAQSRFKIYIIDEAHMVTPQGFNALLKIVEEPPEHVKFIFATTEPEKVIGTIRSRTHHYPFRLVPPARLAEYMQGLCDAEGVAVEPGVLSFVTRAGGGSVRDSLSVLDQLIAGSTDEGLTYAGAAALLGFTDGALLDATVDALAANDGAGVFTQIDRVVESGHDPRRFVEDLLERLRDLIIVAAVPDGADAVLRGLPGDQIERMRSQAGAFGSGRLSYAADIINAGLTEMTGATSPRLQLELMCARVLLPRAAGEDGYGARLDRLERRMDIAGSAPVAPSGSAAPVAAVASPAPAPVTTAPTGPPEQHRPQQPEQQSQSEQHAPQQGQAAQQGQAPQQGQAAQQPAERRQPAEVDSRRPQQQPAHDRYDDAPPPEPDDEPWPEPRDSDEARAPRPQQRPDERTDQRPDARSQGQWQQPADRPAQDTQQPAQQSAQQPAAQQAAPQPPQQSRPGGLGVEELRREWPSILQRIASIRRVTWTLISQHAHVADFDGSMLVLGSSSPGLVERIGSDPNPDIVRKAVREALGLDVRVVARLVGSDGQIEQRQQTQGSSSGWGPSADAAVADHGEDEQAKQAAIRSRWQQRVRQAGGSVEGAGQAPHQSPQQSPAPERAADDDPRPAPTGQGARSADSDALDAQAAMSRMQREDNSGDWSTVSAAAPAWATAEPAAPASATASSAPATQPQQHNEANSQGHNARHSSSHDDGRDEGPVESMDDEDVEDGAAVGLPVMSAVLGATVIEDIRE; encoded by the coding sequence GTGAGCACAGCCCTCTACCGTCGCTACCGCCCGGAGACGTTCGCCGATGTCATCGGCCAAGAACACGTCACCGAGCCGTTGATGCAGGCGCTGCGCACCGGACGCGTCAACCACGCCTACCTGTTCAGCGGCCCGCGCGGCTGCGGCAAGACGACCAGCGCCCGCATCCTGGCGCGCTGCCTCAACTGCGAGCAGGGGCCCACCCCGACGCCGTGCGGCACCTGCGATTCGTGTGTCGCGCTGTCCCGCAAGGGAGCCGGCACGGTCGACGTCATCGAGATCGACGCCGCCAGCCACGGCGGTGTCGACGACGCCCGTGACCTGCGCGAGCGGGCGTCCTACGGCCCGGCCCAGAGCCGGTTCAAGATCTACATCATCGACGAGGCGCACATGGTGACGCCGCAGGGCTTCAACGCGCTGCTGAAGATCGTCGAGGAACCGCCGGAGCACGTGAAGTTCATCTTCGCGACGACCGAACCCGAGAAGGTCATCGGCACGATCCGCTCCCGCACCCACCACTACCCGTTCCGGTTGGTGCCGCCGGCCCGGCTGGCCGAATACATGCAGGGGTTGTGCGACGCCGAGGGTGTCGCCGTGGAGCCCGGGGTGCTCTCGTTCGTCACCCGCGCCGGTGGGGGATCGGTGCGTGACTCGCTCTCGGTGCTCGACCAACTGATCGCCGGCTCGACCGACGAGGGCCTCACCTACGCCGGCGCCGCGGCGCTGCTCGGCTTCACCGACGGGGCCCTGCTCGACGCCACCGTCGATGCGCTCGCCGCCAACGACGGGGCGGGGGTGTTCACCCAGATCGACCGCGTGGTCGAGTCGGGTCACGACCCGCGCCGGTTCGTCGAAGACCTGCTCGAACGCCTGCGCGACCTCATCATCGTCGCGGCCGTGCCCGACGGCGCCGACGCCGTGCTGCGCGGCCTGCCCGGCGACCAGATCGAACGGATGCGCAGCCAGGCCGGAGCCTTCGGATCGGGCCGACTGTCGTACGCGGCCGACATCATCAACGCCGGGCTCACCGAGATGACCGGGGCCACCAGCCCACGGCTGCAACTCGAGCTGATGTGTGCGCGGGTGCTGCTGCCGCGGGCCGCCGGTGAAGACGGTTACGGTGCCCGACTCGACCGGCTCGAGCGACGCATGGACATCGCCGGTTCGGCCCCGGTGGCTCCAAGTGGTTCGGCAGCGCCGGTGGCGGCGGTGGCATCGCCCGCACCTGCACCCGTCACGACCGCGCCGACCGGGCCGCCCGAACAGCACCGCCCGCAGCAGCCAGAGCAGCAGAGTCAGTCCGAGCAGCACGCGCCTCAGCAGGGCCAGGCGGCACAGCAGGGCCAGGCGCCACAGCAGGGCCAGGCGGCACAGCAGCCGGCCGAGCGCCGCCAACCCGCGGAGGTCGACTCGCGCCGTCCGCAGCAGCAGCCGGCGCACGACCGCTACGACGATGCGCCGCCCCCGGAGCCCGACGACGAACCCTGGCCTGAACCGCGCGACTCCGACGAAGCCCGTGCTCCGCGCCCGCAGCAGCGTCCCGATGAGCGCACCGACCAGCGCCCCGACGCGCGTTCGCAGGGTCAGTGGCAGCAACCGGCCGACCGACCTGCCCAAGACACACAGCAACCGGCACAACAGTCGGCTCAGCAACCCGCAGCACAGCAGGCTGCACCACAGCCGCCCCAGCAGAGCCGTCCGGGCGGTCTGGGCGTCGAGGAACTGCGCCGCGAGTGGCCCTCGATCCTGCAGCGCATCGCCTCGATCCGCCGCGTCACCTGGACGCTGATCAGCCAGCACGCCCACGTCGCCGACTTCGACGGGTCGATGCTGGTGCTGGGTAGCAGCAGTCCTGGTTTGGTCGAGCGCATCGGGTCCGACCCCAACCCGGACATCGTCCGCAAGGCGGTGCGTGAAGCCCTCGGACTCGACGTGCGGGTGGTTGCCCGGTTGGTCGGCAGCGACGGCCAGATCGAGCAACGGCAGCAGACGCAGGGTTCGTCTTCCGGTTGGGGCCCGAGCGCCGATGCCGCGGTCGCCGACCACGGCGAGGACGAGCAGGCCAAGCAGGCCGCGATCCGGTCGCGGTGGCAGCAGCGGGTGCGCCAGGCGGGAGGCTCGGTCGAGGGTGCCGGGCAGGCACCCCACCAGTCGCCGCAGCAGTCGCCGGCACCGGAGCGTGCCGCCGACGACGACCCGCGACCGGCGCCGACAGGCCAGGGCGCGCGCTCGGCCGACAGCGACGCACTCGACGCGCAGGCCGCGATGTCGCGGATGCAGCGCGAAGACAATTCCGGCGACTGGTCGACGGTGTCGGCGGCTGCGCCCGCATGGGCCACGGCCGAACCTGCCGCCCCGGCGTCCGCCACTGCGTCGTCGGCCCCCGCCACGCAGCCGCAGCAGCACAACGAGGCCAACAGCCAGGGCCACAACGCGCGCCACAGTTCGAGTCATGACGACGGCCGTGACGAAGGTCCGGTCGAATCGATGGACGACGAAGATGTCGAGGACGGCGCCGCCGTCGGTCTGCCGGTCATGTCCGCCGTGCTCGGCGCGACGGTCATCGAGGACATCAGGGAGTAG